From Streptomyces griseorubiginosus, one genomic window encodes:
- a CDS encoding rhomboid family intramembrane serine protease: protein MNQEAGSSPQAHSLPGCYRHPDRETGIRCTRCERPICPECMVSASVGFQCPECVRDGGGSGPAPAAARPRTIAGGSVTADPRLFTKILIGINLAVFIAIQANASLATDLSLIGAYPPPPFQVDEGVADGQYYRLLTSMFAHQEIWHIGFNMLSLWWLGGPLEAALGRARYLAVYFVSGLTGSALAYLLAGPATQTLGASGAIFGLFGATAVLMRRLNYDLRPIIALLVINLIFTFGWSSISWQAHIGGLVAGLITGYGMIHAPRERRALVQYGTCALVLLVVVVMTVIRTAQLT from the coding sequence ATGAACCAGGAGGCGGGCAGTTCACCGCAGGCCCACAGCCTGCCCGGCTGCTACCGGCACCCGGACCGCGAGACCGGCATCCGCTGCACCCGCTGCGAGCGCCCCATCTGCCCCGAGTGCATGGTCAGCGCCTCCGTCGGCTTCCAGTGCCCGGAGTGCGTACGCGACGGCGGCGGCAGCGGACCCGCCCCGGCCGCGGCCAGGCCCCGCACCATCGCCGGCGGCAGCGTCACCGCCGACCCCCGGCTGTTCACCAAGATCCTCATCGGGATCAACCTCGCGGTGTTCATCGCCATCCAGGCCAACGCCTCCCTGGCGACGGACCTCAGCCTCATCGGCGCCTATCCGCCGCCCCCCTTCCAGGTCGACGAGGGAGTCGCGGACGGGCAGTACTACCGCCTGCTGACCTCGATGTTCGCGCACCAGGAGATCTGGCACATCGGCTTCAACATGCTGAGCCTGTGGTGGCTCGGCGGCCCCCTCGAAGCCGCCCTCGGCCGCGCCCGGTACCTCGCCGTCTACTTCGTCTCCGGGCTCACCGGCAGTGCCCTCGCCTACCTGCTGGCCGGCCCGGCCACCCAGACACTCGGCGCCTCGGGAGCCATCTTCGGTCTCTTCGGCGCCACCGCCGTCCTGATGCGGCGGCTCAACTACGACCTGCGGCCGATCATCGCGCTCCTGGTGATCAACCTGATCTTCACCTTCGGCTGGAGCAGCATCTCCTGGCAGGCCCACATCGGCGGTCTCGTCGCCGGGCTCATCACGGGCTACGGCATGATCCACGCGCCACGCGAGCGGCGGGCTCTGGTGCAGTACGGCACCTGTGCGCTGGTCCTGCTGGTCGTCGTGGTCATGACCGTGATCCGGACCGCACAGCTGACCTGA
- a CDS encoding DUF881 domain-containing protein, producing the protein MSNSADSPQSGSSPVRGRGFRPVRVLTVGVFALAGLIFFTSFNTAKGTDIRTDASMLKLSDLIQERSHKNGELDEANGSLRRDVESLAERDDGSTKAEDDKLAALEDRAGTQKIKGKAVTVTLDDAPPNATAKLPGYPEPQPDYLVIHQQDLQAVVNALWKGGAKGIKVMDQRLISTSAVRCVGNTLILQGRVYSPPYKIQAVGDPGKLKQALADSKAIQNYMVYVNVYGLGWNVADDGTVTLPGYSGTVDLQYAKPVE; encoded by the coding sequence TTGAGCAATTCTGCCGACTCCCCCCAGTCCGGATCCAGCCCTGTCCGGGGTCGGGGTTTCCGGCCGGTGAGAGTGCTCACGGTGGGCGTCTTCGCTCTCGCGGGCCTCATCTTCTTCACGAGTTTCAACACGGCCAAGGGTACGGACATCCGTACGGACGCCTCGATGCTGAAGCTCTCGGATCTCATCCAGGAGCGCAGTCACAAGAACGGCGAGCTCGACGAGGCGAACGGCTCGCTGCGCCGGGACGTCGAGTCGCTGGCCGAGCGTGACGACGGCAGCACCAAGGCCGAGGACGACAAGCTCGCGGCTCTGGAGGACAGGGCGGGCACCCAGAAGATCAAGGGCAAGGCGGTCACGGTCACGCTCGACGACGCCCCGCCGAACGCCACCGCCAAGCTCCCCGGCTATCCCGAGCCGCAGCCGGACTACCTGGTCATCCACCAGCAGGACCTCCAGGCCGTGGTCAACGCCCTGTGGAAGGGCGGCGCGAAGGGGATCAAGGTCATGGACCAGCGGCTGATCTCCACCAGTGCGGTGCGCTGTGTCGGCAACACCCTGATCCTTCAGGGCCGGGTCTACTCACCGCCGTACAAGATCCAGGCGGTGGGTGATCCGGGGAAGCTGAAGCAGGCGCTCGCGGATTCGAAGGCGATCCAGAACTACATGGTCTACGTCAACGTCTACGGCCTTGGCTGGAATGTCGCCGATGACGGCACGGTGACTCTTCCCGGCTACTCGGGCACAGTGGATCTGCAGTACGCCAAGCCAGTGGAGTAG
- the crgA gene encoding cell division protein CrgA codes for MPKSRIRKKADYTPPPAKQATAIKLNSRAWVAPVMLAMFLIGLAWIVVFYVTDGSLPIDALDNWNIVVGFGFIAAGFAVSTQWK; via the coding sequence GTGCCGAAGTCACGTATCCGCAAGAAGGCCGACTACACGCCGCCCCCGGCGAAGCAGGCGACCGCCATCAAGCTGAACAGCCGCGCCTGGGTCGCCCCCGTGATGCTGGCCATGTTCCTCATCGGGCTTGCCTGGATCGTCGTCTTCTATGTGACCGACGGCTCGCTGCCCATCGACGCTCTGGACAACTGGAACATCGTGGTGGGCTTCGGCTTCATCGCCGCCGGATTCGCCGTCTCCACCCAGTGGAAGTAG
- a CDS encoding helix-turn-helix domain-containing protein — translation MDAAQQEATARARELQRNWYGEPLGALFRKLIDDLGLNQARLAGVLGLSAPMLSQLMSGQRAKIGNPAVVQRVQLLQDLAGQVADGSVSAAEATERMDEIKKSQGGSVLSNTTTTTSSSGAPTVKRVVREIQSLLRSVAAAGDIIDAADTLAPTHPELAEFLRVYGAGRTSDAVTHYQSHQN, via the coding sequence ATGGACGCCGCACAGCAGGAAGCGACCGCAAGAGCGCGGGAGCTTCAGCGGAACTGGTACGGGGAGCCGCTGGGGGCGCTCTTTCGTAAGCTCATAGACGACCTCGGCCTCAACCAGGCTCGTCTCGCGGGGGTACTGGGACTGTCCGCGCCGATGCTGTCCCAGCTGATGAGCGGTCAGCGGGCGAAGATCGGCAATCCTGCGGTGGTCCAGCGGGTGCAGTTGCTCCAGGACCTGGCGGGGCAGGTCGCCGACGGCAGCGTGAGCGCCGCCGAGGCGACCGAGCGGATGGACGAGATCAAGAAGTCGCAGGGGGGCTCGGTGCTCAGCAACACCACGACCACGACCAGCAGTTCGGGTGCGCCGACGGTCAAGCGGGTCGTCCGCGAGATCCAGTCGCTGCTGCGCTCGGTGGCCGCCGCCGGAGACATCATCGACGCGGCCGACACTCTCGCCCCGACCCACCCGGAGCTGGCAGAGTTCCTCCGGGTCTACGGCGCCGGCCGCACCTCCGACGCCGTCACGCACTACCAGTCCCACCAGAACTGA
- a CDS encoding DUF5324 family protein, translated as MTRIDSVRAATGSAKDSVLHAAEVVAPYADTAKDKASQYATEARVRLAPKVSQAAEQARVQYGAHVAPRLEQARTHVPPKVDQAAHEAAVRTRKAARQAADYSRPKIELAVAAAGPVAGEATARSAAALAALRGQVSPKEVQKLVRKHERRARAGRLAKALAVAGLVAGGAFAAWKWWDKQANPDWLVEPPAATEVPESGRLTSVDGTGQSDLDPEVQAKEAEEDAAKHDEGR; from the coding sequence GTGACCCGCATCGACAGCGTGCGCGCCGCGACCGGCTCGGCGAAGGACAGCGTGCTGCACGCCGCGGAAGTGGTGGCGCCCTACGCCGACACGGCCAAGGACAAGGCTTCGCAGTACGCGACCGAGGCGCGTGTACGACTCGCGCCGAAGGTCTCCCAGGCCGCCGAGCAGGCTCGTGTCCAGTACGGCGCCCACGTCGCGCCACGCCTGGAGCAGGCCCGTACGCATGTTCCGCCGAAGGTCGACCAGGCCGCCCACGAGGCAGCCGTACGCACCCGCAAGGCGGCCCGTCAGGCCGCTGACTACTCCCGTCCGAAGATCGAGCTGGCCGTCGCCGCGGCCGGTCCGGTCGCCGGGGAGGCCACGGCACGGAGCGCGGCCGCACTGGCCGCTCTGCGCGGCCAGGTCTCGCCCAAGGAGGTTCAGAAGCTGGTCCGCAAGCACGAACGGCGGGCTCGCGCAGGACGGCTCGCCAAGGCGTTGGCGGTCGCGGGCCTGGTGGCGGGGGGCGCGTTCGCCGCGTGGAAGTGGTGGGACAAGCAGGCCAACCCGGACTGGCTGGTCGAGCCCCCCGCCGCGACCGAGGTGCCCGAGTCCGGCCGGCTGACGTCCGTGGACGGCACCGGTCAGTCCGACCTGGACCCGGAGGTCCAGGCCAAGGAGGCCGAGGAGGACGCGGCGAAGCACGACGAAGGGCGCTGA
- a CDS encoding aminodeoxychorismate/anthranilate synthase component II — protein sequence MSARILVVDNYDSFVFNLVQYLYQLGAECEVLRNDEVSTAHAQDGFDGVLLSPGPGTPEEAGVCIEMVRHCAATGVPVFGVCLGMQSMQVAYGGVVDRAPELLHGKTSLVEHEGRGVFAGLPTPFTATRYHSLAAEPATVPAELEVTARTRDGIVMGLRHRELPVEGVQFHPESVLTEHGHLMLANWLVECGDQGAVARSAGLAPVVGRATA from the coding sequence GTGAGCGCGCGCATTCTCGTCGTCGACAACTACGACAGTTTCGTCTTCAACCTGGTCCAGTACCTGTACCAGCTGGGCGCCGAGTGCGAGGTGCTGCGCAACGACGAGGTGTCGACGGCGCACGCCCAGGACGGCTTCGACGGGGTGCTGCTGTCGCCGGGCCCGGGGACGCCCGAGGAGGCCGGCGTCTGCATCGAGATGGTGCGGCACTGCGCGGCCACCGGGGTGCCCGTCTTCGGTGTCTGTCTGGGCATGCAGTCGATGCAGGTGGCGTACGGCGGTGTCGTGGACCGCGCACCCGAGCTGCTGCACGGCAAGACGTCCCTGGTCGAGCACGAGGGGCGCGGGGTCTTCGCCGGGCTGCCGACGCCCTTCACGGCGACCCGGTACCACTCGCTGGCGGCCGAGCCGGCGACGGTGCCGGCCGAGCTGGAGGTCACCGCGCGGACGCGGGACGGGATCGTCATGGGGCTGCGGCACCGTGAACTCCCGGTCGAGGGCGTGCAGTTCCACCCCGAGTCGGTGCTGACGGAGCACGGGCACCTGATGCTGGCCAACTGGCTGGTGGAGTGCGGGGACCAGGGCGCGGTGGCGAGGTCGGCGGGGCTCGCCCCGGTGGTGGGCAGGGCCACGGCGTGA
- a CDS encoding class E sortase, with translation MTALRPEREDLYGDESYESYGGDAYGGGAYGAEPYEVRPSDGASVPYVPPADDETVALRIPDPLPPSISASAASSVTSATGSPQGGRAARRKAAKRRHGRHGGAAAPESQPEQEAPDGKPLSRVEARRQAKARKPGAAVVASRAIGEVFITTGVLMLLFVSYQLWWTNVRAHAAADKEASSLQNDWASGKGAPGTFEPGQGFALLHIPKLDVVVPIAEGVSNKKVLDKGMVGHYGEGALKTAMPDAKTGNFALAGHRNTHGEPFRYINKLSPGDAIIVETQDEYYVYKMTSTLPVTSPSNTSVIDPIPKGSGFTTAGRYITLTTCTPEFTSKYRLIVWGKMVEERPRSKGKPDALVQ, from the coding sequence GTGACGGCGCTGCGCCCCGAGCGCGAGGACTTGTACGGCGACGAGTCGTACGAGTCCTACGGCGGTGATGCCTACGGGGGCGGCGCCTATGGGGCCGAGCCCTATGAGGTGAGGCCTTCTGACGGGGCGTCGGTGCCGTATGTGCCGCCGGCCGACGACGAGACGGTGGCGTTGCGGATACCGGATCCGCTGCCGCCCTCCATATCCGCTTCTGCGGCCTCTTCCGTCACATCCGCCACTGGATCCCCACAGGGCGGGCGGGCGGCCCGCAGAAAGGCCGCCAAACGCCGTCACGGGCGTCATGGTGGCGCCGCCGCCCCCGAGTCGCAGCCGGAGCAGGAGGCACCGGACGGGAAGCCGCTCTCGCGGGTGGAGGCCCGTCGGCAGGCGAAGGCGCGCAAACCGGGCGCGGCGGTCGTCGCGAGCCGGGCCATCGGTGAGGTGTTCATCACCACCGGCGTGCTGATGCTGCTGTTCGTCAGCTACCAGCTGTGGTGGACCAACGTCCGGGCGCACGCGGCGGCCGACAAGGAGGCGAGCAGCCTCCAGAACGACTGGGCGAGCGGCAAGGGCGCCCCGGGCACCTTCGAGCCGGGGCAGGGCTTCGCACTGCTGCACATCCCCAAGCTGGACGTGGTCGTGCCGATCGCCGAGGGCGTCAGCAACAAGAAGGTGCTCGACAAGGGCATGGTCGGGCACTACGGCGAGGGCGCCCTGAAGACCGCGATGCCCGACGCCAAGACCGGGAACTTCGCGCTCGCCGGGCACCGCAACACGCATGGCGAGCCCTTCCGTTACATCAACAAGCTCAGCCCGGGTGACGCGATCATCGTGGAGACGCAGGACGAGTACTACGTCTACAAGATGACCTCGACGCTTCCGGTGACCTCTCCGAGCAACACGAGCGTGATCGACCCCATCCCGAAGGGTTCCGGTTTCACCACGGCCGGCCGGTACATCACCCTCACCACCTGCACGCCGGAGTTCACCAGCAAGTACCGGTTGATCGTCTGGGGCAAGATGGTCGAGGAACGGCCGCGCAGCAAGGGCAAGCCGGATGCGCTCGTCCAGTAA
- a CDS encoding glycoside hydrolase family 26 protein, producing MMPSRRGLLALAAVLLLVASACTARTPAPETPSSAVYGAYVGYEPSDTARLRAFGSWLGGPAPRVGHVYLPGDRWSNIEGAPGYLESWAAWRRADARRMFVLNVPMLERTEAHLPDSTVVAELRRGASGAYDGHFRALARRLTALGVPDTVVVLGWEMNGTTYTHRCAPDPAAWKAYWARIVRAMRSVPGQRFRFEFTPTRGRDAIPWPRCYPGDQVVDIIGMDAYDAPRGLSFSGQLDEPYGLRAHVRFARAHRKPFSYQEWGLYENGDNPAYMRGMLTWFAEQRPLYQSISDYCPHGVWGCRSHPKSAAVYRGLMAPTSRRAWRRASGRSPVRKSPPPALPQVGGDFGSGA from the coding sequence ATGATGCCCTCGCGCCGCGGGCTGCTCGCCCTGGCCGCCGTACTGCTGCTGGTGGCGTCGGCCTGCACCGCGCGCACCCCGGCCCCTGAGACCCCCTCCTCCGCCGTGTACGGCGCCTATGTCGGCTACGAGCCCTCCGACACGGCCCGTCTGAGAGCGTTCGGCAGCTGGCTGGGCGGGCCGGCGCCCCGCGTGGGCCACGTGTATCTGCCCGGTGACCGCTGGAGCAACATCGAGGGCGCCCCGGGCTATCTGGAGTCCTGGGCGGCCTGGCGGCGGGCCGACGCCCGGCGGATGTTCGTCCTGAACGTGCCGATGCTGGAACGCACCGAGGCCCACCTGCCCGACAGCACGGTGGTGGCGGAACTCCGGCGCGGGGCGAGTGGCGCCTACGACGGCCATTTCCGTGCCCTGGCCCGCAGGCTCACGGCTCTCGGTGTCCCGGACACGGTCGTGGTCCTCGGCTGGGAGATGAACGGCACCACCTACACCCACCGCTGCGCCCCGGACCCGGCCGCCTGGAAGGCGTACTGGGCGAGGATCGTGCGCGCGATGCGTTCGGTGCCCGGTCAGCGCTTCCGCTTCGAGTTCACGCCCACCCGGGGCCGCGACGCCATCCCGTGGCCGCGCTGCTATCCGGGCGACCAGGTCGTCGACATCATCGGTATGGACGCCTACGACGCCCCACGCGGTCTGAGTTTCTCCGGCCAGCTCGACGAGCCGTACGGTCTGCGCGCCCATGTCCGCTTCGCCCGCGCCCACCGCAAGCCGTTCTCGTACCAGGAATGGGGCCTGTACGAGAACGGCGACAACCCGGCGTACATGCGCGGCATGCTCACCTGGTTCGCCGAGCAGCGCCCCTTGTACCAGTCGATCAGCGACTATTGCCCGCACGGCGTGTGGGGCTGCCGCTCGCATCCGAAGTCGGCGGCGGTGTACCGGGGGTTGATGGCGCCGACGAGTCGTAGGGCGTGGAGGCGGGCGTCGGGCCGGTCGCCCGTACGCAAATCCCCTCCGCCCGCGTTGCCGCAGGTCGGAGGGGATTTTGGAAGTGGAGCCTAG
- a CDS encoding class E sortase, giving the protein MRVVVRTVSELCITAGALIVLFVVYVLFWTGVKADTVMDDQIDQLQSQWSKGTVRQPEGAAGASASPGASASPAEPAPYRSGRPFAIMYIPRLGFTWNKPVLEGTAVGTLKKGLGHYANTAQLGQEGNFSVAGHRRTYGDPFKDFPELRRGDAVVLTDGTTWFTYRIDKGPYKTVPTDIEVIDPVPRTSGYTRPGRYLTLTTCDPEWGHSHRLIVWAHLDSTQPVEDGKPVALRR; this is encoded by the coding sequence GTGCGAGTCGTCGTCAGGACCGTCAGCGAGCTGTGCATCACTGCCGGTGCCCTGATCGTGTTGTTCGTCGTCTATGTGCTGTTCTGGACCGGTGTGAAGGCGGACACCGTCATGGACGACCAGATCGACCAGCTGCAGAGCCAGTGGTCCAAGGGGACGGTGCGGCAGCCGGAGGGGGCGGCCGGTGCCTCCGCGTCTCCCGGTGCGTCCGCGTCTCCGGCCGAGCCCGCGCCGTACCGGAGTGGCCGGCCTTTCGCGATCATGTACATCCCGCGGCTTGGTTTCACGTGGAACAAGCCCGTGCTGGAGGGCACCGCGGTCGGCACCCTGAAGAAGGGGCTCGGGCATTACGCGAACACCGCGCAACTCGGGCAGGAGGGCAACTTCTCGGTCGCGGGGCACCGGCGGACGTACGGCGATCCGTTCAAGGACTTCCCGGAGCTGCGGCGGGGGGACGCGGTCGTGCTGACGGACGGGACGACCTGGTTCACGTATCGGATCGACAAAGGGCCTTACAAAACCGTTCCCACGGACATTGAGGTGATCGATCCTGTGCCACGTACTTCGGGGTACACGCGGCCCGGCCGCTATCTCACGCTGACCACGTGCGATCCGGAGTGGGGACACAGTCACCGGCTGATCGTGTGGGCTCATCTGGACTCCACACAGCCTGTGGAGGACGGCAAGCCTGTTGCGCTGCGCCGTTAG
- a CDS encoding class E sortase produces the protein MAATTEQQEQHSGTSAPRRRGPGRIAMAVSVFGELLITAGLVLGLFVVYSLWWTNVVADRQADKQADKVRDSWMEGRDTGPGALDTKNGIGFLHVPAMKNGEVLVEKGTSTKILNDGVAGYYTDPVKATLPTSGKTGNFSLAAHRDGHGAKFHNIDKLKKGDPVVFETKDEWYVYKVYAVLSETSKYNVKVLGQIPKESGKKKAGHYITLTTCTPVYTSRYRYVVWGELVRTEKVDSERTLPKELR, from the coding sequence GTGGCAGCGACCACCGAGCAGCAAGAGCAGCACTCCGGCACGTCCGCGCCACGCCGCCGTGGCCCCGGGCGGATCGCCATGGCGGTGAGTGTCTTCGGTGAACTCCTCATCACGGCGGGCCTGGTGCTCGGTCTGTTCGTCGTGTACTCGCTGTGGTGGACGAATGTCGTCGCCGACCGGCAGGCCGACAAACAGGCCGACAAGGTGCGGGACAGCTGGATGGAGGGCCGGGACACCGGGCCGGGCGCGCTGGACACCAAGAACGGCATCGGCTTCCTGCACGTGCCCGCGATGAAGAACGGCGAGGTCCTGGTCGAGAAGGGCACCTCGACGAAGATCCTCAACGACGGTGTGGCCGGCTACTACACCGACCCCGTCAAGGCCACGCTTCCCACCAGCGGCAAGACCGGCAACTTCTCCCTCGCCGCCCACCGCGACGGTCACGGGGCGAAGTTCCACAACATCGACAAGCTCAAGAAGGGCGACCCGGTCGTCTTCGAGACCAAGGACGAGTGGTACGTCTACAAGGTCTACGCCGTCCTGTCCGAGACCTCGAAGTACAACGTCAAGGTTCTCGGCCAGATCCCCAAGGAGTCCGGCAAGAAGAAGGCCGGCCACTACATCACGCTGACGACGTGCACGCCGGTCTACACGTCGCGGTACCGGTACGTGGTGTGGGGGGAACTGGTCCGCACGGAGAAGGTGGACAGCGAGCGGACGCTGCCGAAGGAACTGCGGTAA
- the pknB gene encoding Stk1 family PASTA domain-containing Ser/Thr kinase — MEEPRRLGGRYELGQVLGRGGMAEVYLAMDTRLGRTVAVKTLRADLARDPSFQARFRREAQSAASLNHPAIVAVYDTGEDYIDGVSIPYIVMEYVDGSTLRELLHSGRKLLPERSLEMTIGILQALEYSHRSGIVHRDIKPANVMLTRNGQVKVMDFGIARAMGDSGMTMTQTSAVIGTAQYLSPEQAKGEQVDARSDLYSTGCLLYELLTVRPPFVGDSPVAVAYQHVREEAQPPSVFDPEITPEMDAIVLRALVKDPNYRYQSADEMRVDIEACLDGQPVAATAAMGSVGYGGYPDDQPTTALRSDAGATTMLPPMNPDDAGYGYDDRPDRRRQKKSNTSTILLVVAGILVLVGAILIGKWIFSGGGAGNDTVPVPNLVNQSQEDATRQLTNIDLKVGQITQKACEDAAKGNICEQNPTAGTKVDKNTAVDIVVSTGAPKVAVPSVLGQDVDEATQTLEGDKYGFVVKTKQEESAEEPGTVLSQDPKLGAEVEKGSTITLTIAKAEEKSTVPDVTGQSCDDAKAQMQANNLVGNCTQVETEDTNQINKVIATSPQAGTQVDKNSSVNIQIGKPADKTEVPDVRGRTVAQARQILNAAGFTNIQFANGSDQSDTAVVAQQDPGGGNEVNDPGQTQITLATVSVGGGNNNGGNNGGGGFFGGGNG; from the coding sequence ATGGAAGAGCCGCGTCGCCTCGGCGGCCGGTACGAGCTGGGCCAGGTGCTCGGCCGTGGTGGCATGGCGGAGGTCTACCTCGCCATGGACACGCGCCTCGGCCGCACGGTGGCGGTGAAGACGCTGCGCGCGGACCTCGCGCGCGACCCGTCCTTCCAGGCCCGGTTCCGCCGGGAGGCCCAGTCGGCCGCCTCGCTCAACCATCCCGCGATCGTGGCGGTCTACGACACGGGCGAGGACTACATCGACGGGGTCTCGATCCCGTACATCGTCATGGAGTACGTCGACGGCTCCACGCTCCGCGAGCTGCTGCACTCCGGCCGCAAGCTGCTGCCGGAGCGCTCCCTGGAGATGACCATCGGCATCCTCCAGGCGCTGGAGTACTCGCACCGCAGCGGGATCGTCCACCGGGACATCAAGCCGGCCAACGTGATGCTCACGCGCAACGGCCAGGTCAAGGTCATGGACTTCGGCATCGCCCGCGCCATGGGCGACTCCGGCATGACGATGACCCAGACCTCCGCCGTGATCGGCACCGCCCAGTACCTCTCCCCGGAGCAGGCCAAGGGCGAGCAGGTCGACGCGCGGTCCGACCTCTACTCCACCGGCTGTCTCCTGTACGAGCTGCTGACGGTACGGCCGCCCTTCGTGGGCGACTCCCCGGTGGCCGTCGCCTACCAGCACGTGCGCGAGGAGGCCCAGCCGCCGTCGGTCTTCGACCCCGAGATCACGCCCGAGATGGACGCGATCGTGCTGCGGGCCCTGGTCAAGGACCCCAACTACCGCTACCAGTCGGCCGACGAGATGCGCGTCGACATCGAGGCCTGCCTCGACGGCCAGCCGGTCGCAGCCACCGCGGCGATGGGCTCGGTGGGCTACGGCGGCTACCCCGACGACCAGCCGACCACGGCCCTGCGCTCCGACGCGGGCGCCACCACCATGCTGCCGCCGATGAACCCGGACGACGCGGGTTACGGCTACGACGACCGCCCCGACCGGCGCCGCCAGAAGAAGTCGAACACCTCGACGATCCTGCTGGTGGTGGCCGGCATCCTGGTGCTCGTCGGCGCGATCCTGATCGGCAAGTGGATCTTCAGCGGCGGTGGGGCGGGCAACGACACCGTGCCGGTGCCGAACCTCGTCAACCAGTCTCAGGAAGACGCGACCAGACAGCTGACCAACATCGACCTGAAGGTCGGCCAGATCACGCAGAAGGCCTGTGAGGACGCGGCCAAGGGCAACATCTGCGAGCAGAACCCGACAGCCGGCACCAAGGTCGACAAGAACACCGCCGTCGACATCGTGGTGTCCACGGGGGCGCCGAAGGTGGCCGTCCCCAGTGTCCTCGGTCAGGACGTCGACGAGGCCACGCAGACGCTTGAGGGCGACAAGTACGGGTTCGTCGTCAAGACCAAGCAGGAGGAGTCGGCCGAGGAACCGGGCACGGTCCTGAGTCAGGACCCGAAACTGGGCGCGGAGGTGGAGAAGGGCTCCACCATCACCCTCACCATCGCCAAGGCCGAGGAGAAGTCCACGGTCCCGGACGTCACGGGCCAGTCCTGTGACGACGCCAAGGCACAGATGCAGGCGAACAACCTCGTCGGCAACTGCACCCAGGTGGAAACCGAGGACACCAACCAGATCAACAAGGTCATCGCGACCTCGCCGCAGGCCGGCACCCAGGTCGACAAGAACTCGTCGGTCAACATCCAGATCGGCAAGCCGGCGGACAAGACCGAGGTCCCGGACGTCAGGGGCCGCACGGTCGCGCAGGCCCGCCAGATCCTCAACGCCGCCGGCTTCACGAACATCCAGTTCGCCAACGGCAGCGACCAGAGCGACACCGCAGTGGTGGCCCAGCAGGACCCGGGCGGCGGCAACGAGGTCAACGACCCCGGCCAGACCCAGATCACGCTGGCCACGGTGAGCGTCGGAGGCGGCAACAACAACGGCGGCAACAATGGCGGCGGAGGCTTCTTCGGAGGCGGAAACGGCTAG
- a CDS encoding peptidylprolyl isomerase, whose amino-acid sequence MAEQLYATLKTNHGDIEVRLLPNHAPKTVKNFVELAQGEREWTHPGTGEKSTKRLYDGTIFHRVISGFMIQGGDPLGTGIGGPGYEFEDEFHPDLGFNKPYLLAMANAGPGTNGSQFFITVSPTAWLNRKHTIFGEVTDPASQKVVDAIAGVKTSRPNDRPVNDVVIESVVVETR is encoded by the coding sequence GTGGCCGAGCAGCTTTACGCCACCCTCAAGACGAACCACGGCGACATCGAAGTCCGGCTCCTGCCGAACCATGCCCCGAAGACCGTCAAGAACTTCGTCGAACTCGCCCAGGGCGAGCGCGAGTGGACCCACCCCGGCACCGGCGAGAAGTCCACCAAGCGCCTCTACGACGGCACGATCTTCCACCGTGTCATCAGCGGCTTCATGATCCAGGGCGGCGACCCGCTGGGCACCGGCATCGGCGGCCCCGGCTACGAGTTCGAGGACGAGTTCCACCCCGACCTCGGCTTCAACAAGCCCTACCTGCTCGCCATGGCCAACGCCGGCCCGGGCACCAACGGCTCGCAGTTCTTCATCACCGTCTCCCCGACGGCCTGGCTGAACCGCAAGCACACCATCTTCGGCGAGGTCACCGACCCGGCCAGCCAGAAGGTCGTCGACGCCATCGCCGGCGTCAAGACCAGCCGCCCCAACGACCGGCCGGTCAACGACGTCGTCATCGAGTCGGTCGTGGTCGAGACCCGCTGA